One window of the Shewanella khirikhana genome contains the following:
- a CDS encoding Re/Si-specific NAD(P)(+) transhydrogenase subunit alpha, producing MQIGIPRESLAGETRVAATPATVEQLKKLGFEVAIESGAGTLASFSDAAFEAAGASVVPSVWQADLIFKVNAPTEDEIKEIKDGATLVSFIWPAQNPELVEKLSKRNINVMAMDMVPRISRAQSLDALSSMANIGGYRAVVEAAHEFGRFFTGQITAAGKVPPAKVLVIGAGVAGLAAIGTAGSLGAVVRAFDTRLEVAEQIESMGGQFLKLDFGGEDGASSDGYAKVMSEEFIKAEMALFAEQAKEVDIIVTTALIPGKPAPRLITKEMVDSMKSGSVIVDMAAATGGNCEYTVPGELFVTANGVKVIGYTDLPGRLPVQSSQLYGTNLVNLMKLMCKEKDGNAVIDFDDVVMRNMTVVKAGEVTFPPPQISVSAAPAKAAPKVELKKAEPKEPSKLKYILGALGLIGFGAVASVAPPEFLSHFTVFLLSCVVGYYVVWNVTHALHTPLMSVTNAISGIIVVGALLQIGGGSTLVTALAFVAVLIASINIFGGFTVTHRMLKMFRKD from the coding sequence ATGCAAATTGGAATTCCGAGAGAGAGTCTCGCCGGTGAAACCCGGGTCGCTGCGACCCCGGCCACGGTAGAGCAACTTAAAAAGCTCGGCTTTGAAGTGGCTATCGAATCTGGTGCCGGCACCCTTGCCAGCTTCAGTGATGCAGCCTTCGAGGCGGCGGGTGCCAGCGTAGTGCCCTCCGTATGGCAGGCCGACCTTATCTTTAAGGTCAATGCCCCAACCGAAGATGAAATAAAAGAAATCAAAGACGGCGCAACCTTGGTGAGTTTTATCTGGCCCGCTCAGAACCCTGAGCTGGTTGAGAAATTATCAAAGCGCAACATTAACGTGATGGCGATGGACATGGTGCCGCGCATTTCCCGCGCCCAGTCGCTGGATGCCCTGTCATCCATGGCCAACATCGGCGGCTACCGCGCCGTGGTCGAAGCCGCTCACGAGTTTGGCCGCTTCTTCACTGGCCAAATCACCGCTGCCGGTAAGGTGCCGCCCGCCAAAGTACTGGTGATTGGTGCCGGTGTGGCCGGTCTTGCCGCCATAGGTACCGCAGGCTCCCTCGGCGCCGTGGTTCGCGCGTTTGATACCCGCCTTGAAGTGGCGGAGCAAATCGAGTCCATGGGTGGCCAGTTCCTCAAGCTCGACTTCGGCGGCGAAGACGGCGCTTCATCCGACGGCTACGCCAAGGTAATGAGCGAAGAGTTTATCAAGGCCGAAATGGCACTCTTTGCCGAGCAAGCCAAAGAAGTCGACATTATCGTTACCACCGCCCTTATCCCCGGCAAGCCAGCACCGCGTCTTATCACCAAGGAAATGGTGGATTCGATGAAGAGCGGCTCTGTGATTGTGGACATGGCGGCCGCCACCGGCGGTAACTGTGAATACACGGTCCCGGGCGAGCTGTTTGTAACTGCAAACGGCGTGAAGGTGATTGGTTACACCGACCTGCCAGGCCGCCTGCCTGTCCAGTCGTCGCAGCTTTACGGCACCAACCTGGTGAACCTGATGAAGCTGATGTGCAAAGAGAAAGACGGCAATGCCGTTATCGACTTTGACGATGTGGTGATGCGCAACATGACTGTGGTCAAAGCCGGTGAAGTGACCTTCCCGCCACCACAGATTTCCGTGTCTGCCGCTCCGGCCAAAGCCGCCCCCAAGGTAGAGCTGAAAAAAGCCGAGCCCAAGGAGCCTTCCAAGCTCAAGTACATTCTGGGCGCTTTGGGTCTGATTGGCTTTGGCGCCGTGGCAAGCGTGGCACCGCCTGAGTTCTTGTCCCACTTCACCGTGTTTTTGCTCTCCTGCGTGGTGGGCTACTACGTGGTGTGGAACGTAACTCACGCGCTGCACACGCCGCTGATGTCGGTCACCAATGCCATCTCGGGCATTATCGTGGTGGGCGCACTGCTGCAGATTGGCGGCGGCTCGACGCTGGTTACCGCGCTGGCCTTTGTTGCCGTGCTTATTGCCAGTATCAACATCTTCGGTGGCTTTACTGTCACTCATCGCATGCTGAAGATGTTCCGTAAGGATTAA
- a CDS encoding assimilatory sulfite reductase (NADPH) flavoprotein subunit: protein MLLKELSSLASPLSAEQVDKLKSLSFELNAVQLAWVSGYLAASAQSAAGGAFAAAPAAQEAATLTVLYASQTGNAKGVASKIKAAAESRGLAVQLQDIASYKTNALAKEKFLIIVASTYGEGEPPESAVSFYKFLFGKKAPKLPELQFAVLGLGDTSYEFFCKTATDFDSQLAALGAKRLHEPALLDVDYAEGAKNWQEAALDVFAPLLKASGAASERVIAWPGATGTAGSHSQYDKQNPATAELSVNQKITARNSTKDVRHIEISLEGTGLSYQPGDALGVYFRNAPELVASVLAATGLTGSEQVELSGQTLTLQAALTDELELTQAYPSLVTKYAEASNNAELQALGADKDALRAYLADKQSADVIVQNPANISAQQLVDSLRKVQPRLYSIASSQAEVGEEVHLTVGVVRYDAFGNTHLGGASGFLAERLAEGEPVKVFVEHNDNFRLPSPDTPVLMIGPGTGIAPFRAFLQERDNAGATGQNWLFFGNPHFTRDFLYQVELQDYLKRGVLTHLDVAFSRDQAQKVYVQDKLAAKGAEVWSWLQQGAHLYICGDGNRMAKDVHQALLQIAQTHGGLSEEAADEYFEELRESKRYQKDVY, encoded by the coding sequence ATGCTGTTAAAAGAATTATCATCCCTCGCGTCCCCGCTCAGTGCCGAGCAGGTCGACAAGCTCAAGAGTCTGAGCTTTGAACTCAATGCCGTGCAACTGGCCTGGGTCAGTGGTTATCTGGCGGCAAGCGCGCAATCTGCCGCTGGGGGGGCGTTTGCTGCAGCGCCAGCTGCCCAGGAAGCTGCTACGTTAACGGTGCTTTACGCATCGCAGACCGGCAATGCCAAAGGCGTGGCCAGTAAAATCAAAGCTGCGGCAGAAAGCCGTGGCTTAGCTGTGCAGTTACAGGATATTGCCTCGTATAAAACCAATGCGTTGGCAAAAGAAAAATTCCTCATCATTGTTGCCTCGACCTATGGCGAGGGTGAGCCACCAGAGAGCGCTGTTAGTTTCTATAAGTTCCTGTTTGGTAAAAAAGCGCCGAAGTTACCTGAGCTGCAATTTGCCGTGTTGGGCCTTGGCGATACCAGCTATGAGTTCTTCTGCAAAACCGCCACTGACTTTGACAGCCAACTGGCTGCATTGGGTGCAAAACGCTTGCATGAGCCGGCCCTGCTCGACGTCGATTATGCCGAGGGTGCGAAAAACTGGCAGGAAGCAGCCTTGGATGTGTTTGCACCGCTGCTTAAAGCATCAGGCGCCGCTAGCGAGCGAGTGATTGCATGGCCAGGTGCGACTGGCACCGCGGGCAGCCACAGCCAGTATGATAAGCAAAACCCAGCGACAGCTGAGTTAAGTGTTAATCAAAAGATCACAGCGCGTAATTCCACTAAAGATGTGCGTCATATTGAGATCTCGCTGGAAGGCACTGGCCTGAGCTATCAGCCGGGTGATGCTTTAGGGGTGTATTTCCGCAATGCGCCGGAGCTTGTCGCCAGCGTGCTGGCCGCCACAGGTTTAACCGGCAGCGAGCAAGTTGAACTGTCTGGCCAGACGTTAACCCTGCAAGCGGCGTTAACCGACGAGCTGGAGCTTACCCAGGCTTATCCGTCGCTGGTGACCAAGTACGCAGAGGCGAGCAACAATGCCGAATTGCAGGCGCTTGGCGCAGACAAAGACGCGCTGCGCGCTTATCTGGCCGATAAACAAAGTGCCGATGTGATTGTGCAAAACCCTGCCAACATCAGCGCACAGCAGCTGGTAGACAGCCTGCGCAAAGTGCAGCCACGTTTGTATTCCATCGCCTCAAGCCAGGCCGAAGTGGGCGAAGAAGTGCATTTAACCGTTGGCGTGGTGCGTTACGATGCTTTTGGCAACACCCATTTAGGTGGTGCGTCAGGCTTCTTGGCCGAGCGCTTGGCTGAAGGAGAGCCGGTAAAAGTCTTTGTTGAACACAATGACAACTTCCGCCTGCCAAGCCCCGATACGCCAGTGTTGATGATTGGCCCCGGCACAGGTATTGCGCCGTTTAGGGCGTTCCTGCAAGAGCGTGATAACGCAGGTGCGACCGGCCAAAACTGGCTGTTCTTTGGCAATCCGCATTTCACCCGTGATTTCTTATATCAGGTGGAGCTTCAGGACTACTTGAAGCGTGGGGTGTTAACCCACCTGGATGTGGCATTTAGCCGCGATCAAGCACAAAAAGTGTATGTGCAGGACAAACTGGCTGCCAAAGGCGCCGAAGTCTGGTCTTGGCTGCAACAAGGTGCGCACTTATATATTTGTGGTGACGGCAACCGGATGGCAAAAGATGTACATCAGGCGTTATTACAGATTGCCCAAACCCACGGTGGCTTGTCTGAAGAAGCAGCCGACGAGTATTTTGAAGAGTTACGCGAGAGCAAGCGTTATCAGAAGGATGTTTATTAA